The Nocardioides campestrisoli genome includes a window with the following:
- the rbfA gene encoding 30S ribosome-binding factor RbfA, whose product MANPRVRKIADRIHVIVAEMLERKIKDPRLGFVTVTDVRVSGDSQHASVFWTALGEETEVESSAAALESAKGLIRSEVGKQLGMRLVPTLEFIRDALPETARHLDEVLAQARASDEAVAAQRAGATYASDEDPYRKPRPDDEEPDADDDE is encoded by the coding sequence ATGGCAAACCCACGGGTGCGCAAGATCGCCGACCGGATCCACGTGATCGTGGCGGAGATGCTGGAGCGCAAGATCAAGGACCCGCGGCTCGGGTTCGTGACCGTCACCGACGTCCGGGTCTCCGGCGACAGCCAGCACGCGTCGGTCTTCTGGACCGCGCTGGGCGAGGAGACCGAGGTCGAGAGCTCGGCGGCCGCGCTCGAGTCGGCCAAGGGCCTGATCCGGTCCGAGGTCGGCAAGCAGCTGGGGATGCGACTGGTCCCCACCCTGGAGTTCATCCGGGACGCCCTGCCGGAGACGGCCAGGCACCTGGACGAGGTCCTCGCGCAGGCCCGGGCGAGCGACGAGGCGGTGGCCGCACAGCGTGCGGGCGCGACGTACGCCTCCGACGAGGACCCCTACCGCAAGCCGCGTCCGGACGACGAGGAGCCCGACGCGGACGACGACGAGTGA
- the truB gene encoding tRNA pseudouridine(55) synthase TruB gives MSDSAPSAPAAATGPGPVAPHGLVVVDKPGGLTSHGVVARVRRLAGTRKVGHAGTLDPMATGVLVLGVGRATRLLGHLMLTEKAYDATILLGRSTTTDDAEGEVVADHDVSGVTEEAVRRELARFVGEIDQVPTAVSAIKVDGRRAYERVRAGEDVVLKSRRVTVHELDVVEVALPQVRIRMRCSSGTYVRAIARDLGQALGVGGHLTALRRTAVGPFDLAQARTLEELEAETTLVPIAQAARASFPAVDLTESQAQEVRYGRALDLELPAEGEHALFAPDGEFLALYAGTGGRARPVAVFVG, from the coding sequence GTGAGCGACTCCGCTCCTTCGGCCCCTGCGGCGGCGACCGGACCCGGTCCGGTCGCCCCGCACGGGCTGGTCGTGGTCGACAAGCCCGGCGGTCTGACCTCGCACGGCGTGGTGGCCCGGGTACGGCGCCTGGCGGGGACCCGCAAGGTCGGTCACGCCGGGACGCTGGACCCGATGGCCACCGGCGTGCTGGTGCTCGGCGTGGGCAGGGCGACCCGCCTCCTGGGGCACCTGATGCTGACCGAGAAGGCCTACGACGCCACGATCCTGCTGGGGCGCTCGACCACCACCGACGACGCCGAGGGCGAGGTGGTCGCCGACCACGACGTCTCGGGGGTCACCGAGGAGGCGGTGCGTCGCGAGCTCGCCCGCTTCGTCGGCGAGATCGACCAGGTGCCGACGGCGGTCTCCGCGATCAAGGTCGACGGCCGCCGTGCCTACGAGCGCGTGCGGGCGGGTGAGGACGTCGTGCTGAAGTCGCGCCGGGTGACCGTGCACGAGCTCGACGTCGTCGAGGTGGCGCTGCCGCAGGTGCGGATCAGGATGCGCTGCTCGAGCGGCACCTACGTACGGGCGATCGCACGGGACCTCGGGCAGGCGCTGGGCGTGGGCGGGCACCTGACGGCGCTGCGGCGCACGGCCGTCGGTCCCTTCGACCTCGCGCAGGCTCGCACGCTCGAAGAGCTCGAGGCCGAGACGACGCTGGTGCCGATCGCGCAGGCCGCCCGCGCGTCCTTCCCCGCGGTCGACCTGACCGAGTCCCAGGCGCAGGAGGTCCGCTACGGCCGCGCCCTCGACCTGGAGCTGCCGGCCGAGGGCGAGCACGCGCTCTTCGCTCCCGACGGCGAGTTCCTGGCCCTCTACGCGGGGACCGGTGGGCGGGCACGACCCGTCGCCGTCTTCGTCGGCTGA
- a CDS encoding bifunctional riboflavin kinase/FAD synthetase, whose protein sequence is MQIWRSVEEVPADLGPTVVTIGNFDGVHRGHQHVLQRARAAAERLGVEQVVAVTFDPHPMAVLRPEHAPPTLTSIPSRADLLAQSRVDGLLVVPFDREVAGWSPETFVERIIVDALGARAVVVGANFRFGHKAAGDVALLAEEGRRHGFETEGVALDGGPQVWSSTYVRHCLATGDVAGAAEALGRLHTVRGTVVRGDQRGRELGFPTANVPTRAEEAAPADGVYAGWLTRQDTGERFPAAISVGTNPTFAGERARRVESYVLDRDDLELYGVEVEVAFVERLRGMVAFEGIEALIATMHDDVRRAHEVLGV, encoded by the coding sequence GTGCAGATCTGGCGTTCGGTCGAAGAGGTCCCAGCAGACCTGGGACCCACCGTGGTGACCATCGGCAACTTCGACGGGGTGCATCGCGGGCACCAGCACGTCCTGCAGCGGGCCCGGGCCGCCGCCGAGCGGCTGGGCGTCGAGCAGGTCGTGGCGGTCACGTTCGACCCCCACCCGATGGCGGTGCTCCGCCCCGAGCACGCCCCGCCCACGCTCACCTCGATCCCCAGCCGCGCGGACCTCCTGGCGCAGTCCAGGGTGGACGGGCTGCTGGTGGTCCCCTTCGACCGCGAGGTCGCGGGCTGGAGCCCGGAGACCTTCGTCGAGCGGATCATCGTGGACGCGCTGGGAGCCCGGGCCGTGGTGGTCGGCGCCAACTTCCGCTTCGGGCACAAGGCGGCGGGCGACGTCGCACTGTTGGCCGAGGAAGGTCGACGCCACGGTTTCGAGACCGAGGGGGTGGCCCTGGACGGCGGCCCTCAGGTGTGGAGCTCCACCTACGTGCGGCACTGCCTCGCGACCGGCGACGTGGCCGGCGCGGCCGAGGCGCTGGGCCGGCTGCACACCGTGCGCGGCACCGTCGTCCGCGGCGATCAGCGTGGTCGTGAGCTGGGCTTCCCGACCGCGAACGTGCCGACCCGCGCCGAGGAGGCCGCCCCCGCCGACGGGGTGTACGCCGGTTGGCTCACCCGGCAGGACACCGGCGAGCGGTTCCCGGCGGCGATCTCGGTCGGCACGAACCCCACGTTCGCCGGCGAGCGCGCCCGGCGGGTGGAGTCCTACGTGCTGGACCGTGACGACCTGGAGCTCTACGGCGTCGAGGTCGAGGTGGCGTTCGTCGAGCGGCTCCGGGGGATGGTCGCCTTCGAGGGGATCGAGGCCCTGATCGCGACGATGCACGACGACGTACGCCGGGCCCACGAGGTCCTGGGCGTCTGA
- a CDS encoding HPr family phosphocarrier protein: MPSKSVAVGSSVGLHARPAAIIAAAAEDLGSAVTINGVDSSSSLMLMTLGAKLGDTVEVAGDDQSAVDKIASLVEQDLDA; the protein is encoded by the coding sequence ATGCCCAGCAAGTCCGTAGCCGTCGGTTCCTCCGTCGGCCTGCACGCCCGTCCTGCCGCCATCATCGCCGCGGCAGCCGAGGACCTCGGCTCGGCCGTCACGATCAACGGCGTCGACTCCAGCTCGTCCCTGATGCTGATGACCCTGGGGGCGAAGCTCGGCGACACCGTCGAGGTGGCCGGGGACGACCAGTCGGCCGTCGACAAGATCGCCTCGCTGGTCGAGCAGGACCTCGACGCCTGA
- a CDS encoding 1-phosphofructokinase family hexose kinase: MILTLTPNPSVDRTVTLAGELARGQVQRVESIIDQGGGKGVNISRASISALIPSIAVVPAERDDPFVIELLSAGIDCRPVRPAGPIRMNIAVTEPDGTTTKLNSPGATVGPEHLAAMADAVLVRAGSSAWTVLAGSLPTGAPAGFYADLVARLRGSGTKVAVDTSDEPLAALVAALPDSAPDLMKPNGHELASLTGGDGDLIESDPCEAAALAATLVKQGVAAVLVTLGANGAVLVTPAGAWHAVPPPTTVVSTVGAGDSSLFGYVLGEVRGLGEPERLALAVAYGSAAAGLPGTTIPAPDQVRPDLVRVTALEGLP; the protein is encoded by the coding sequence GTGATCCTGACCCTGACCCCCAACCCGAGCGTGGACCGCACGGTCACGCTCGCGGGCGAGCTGGCTCGCGGTCAGGTGCAGCGCGTCGAGTCCATCATCGACCAGGGCGGCGGGAAGGGCGTGAACATCTCCCGCGCCTCCATCAGCGCCCTGATCCCCAGCATCGCGGTGGTCCCGGCCGAGCGTGACGACCCGTTCGTGATCGAGCTGCTCTCCGCGGGGATCGACTGTCGTCCGGTGCGGCCGGCGGGTCCGATCCGGATGAACATCGCCGTCACCGAGCCCGACGGCACCACCACCAAGCTCAACTCCCCCGGCGCCACCGTGGGGCCCGAGCACCTGGCGGCGATGGCTGACGCGGTCCTGGTCCGGGCCGGCTCGAGCGCCTGGACGGTGCTCGCCGGGTCTCTGCCCACCGGTGCGCCGGCCGGCTTCTACGCCGATCTGGTCGCCCGGCTGCGCGGGTCCGGGACGAAGGTCGCGGTCGACACCAGCGACGAGCCGCTCGCGGCCCTGGTCGCCGCGCTGCCCGACTCGGCACCGGACCTGATGAAGCCGAACGGACACGAGCTCGCCTCCCTCACCGGCGGCGACGGCGACCTGATCGAGTCGGATCCGTGCGAGGCGGCCGCGCTCGCCGCGACGCTGGTCAAGCAGGGCGTCGCAGCCGTCCTGGTCACCCTGGGCGCCAACGGAGCGGTGCTGGTGACCCCCGCGGGCGCCTGGCACGCCGTGCCGCCGCCCACCACCGTCGTCAGCACCGTGGGGGCAGGCGACTCCAGTCTCTTCGGCTACGTCCTGGGCGAGGTGCGCGGCCTGGGCGAGCCCGAGCGGCTGGCGCTCGCGGTCGCGTACGGCAGCGCCGCGGCCGGTCTGCCCGGCACCACGATCCCGGCGCCCGACCAGGTGCGGCCGGACCTCGTCCGGGTGACCGCGCTCGAAGGCCTGCCCTGA